The Sulfuricella sp. genomic interval AACGATGGAGTTGCCGGGCATTCGATGCGGCAAAGCCCGTCAGCCAGGATCAGGTCATCTCGCTGCTTGAAGCCGCACGCTGGGCACCTTCATGCTTTGGCGACGAGCCTTGGCGCTTTATTGTATGGAACCGGAACCGTGATGCCACCGCATGGCAGAAAGCGTTCGATTGCCTGGTGGAATGGAACCAGAACTGGGTCAAGAATGCCCCTGTACTGCTCCTTGTAACGGCCAACAGTCTTTTTCGCAAGAATGGCAAGCCAAATGGATGGGGTCAGTATGATACGGGTGCCGCAGCCGAAAACTTGTGTCTGCAGGCTGTCTCATTGGGCCTGATGGCTCATCAAATGGGCGGCTTTGATGCAGACAAGATTCGGCATGAATTTGATATTCCAGAGCAGTTCACCTGTATGGCCATGATCGCCGTCGGTTATCAGGGCGAGGAAACCGTCCTAAACGATGAACTCAAGGAGCTGGAACTCGCACCTCGCGAGCGCACGCCACTTGGTGAACATTTCTTTGAAGGTGCGTGGGGCGCGCCAATCCGGACGAAATAGCATCATCCAGCCCTTTTCATTCAAGTTGGAAACGTGCTTAAATAATCAAAATGCCCCACGAGGAGAATAATAATGGCCGATTCCACATATACATCTGAAATTGAAAAGAATTTTCCACGAATTGTGGAAAAGATCATCATGCTTTGGGGACACGAGAGTGTTGCCGCATTCCTGAGCCATTTATTGATTGACGATCGCGGCGACCGACAAGGATTTAACGGCGAGATCATGGCTGAAATCATGTTCCTCAATAACCTGTACGAGGACATGCAAAGAGACAAAACCCCTCAAACAGGTCAAGCCATCTGGGAAAATCCACTCATCAAGAACCTGAACAACTAGGAATTTTACCGCCTAAGGATTTTTTTCAGTCAAAATCAATCTTCTGGGCGCAATTTTACCCTCATCGGTTATTTCCCCCAAGCCCAGGAAAACATGCCCGGGCCCATATAAACTAACAGGTCCTTTTTCAGATTGCCCTGCCTGCCATACCTGCTGACCCTGCTGAATATAGTAAGCGCTTTCGCTATCCAGCGTTACTTTCGGTAGCCCTTCAAGCAAGCAATCACAGGGAAGCAGCGTTGCATCACGCTGTTCTGGCGTCATCAACTCCAACTGCGACAGGCTGAACGCATCGGACAAAGTGAATTTCCCTGTTTCAATGCGCCGCAATGCAATCATATGCGCACCGCACCCCAGAGCCGCACCGATATCTTCACCCAGCACACGAATGTACGTTCCCTTGCTGCAATGCACAGTAACATTCAACTCATCGCCGGAAAAGGCATCAAGAGTCAAGCTGTAGATCATCACATCACGTGGCTCACGATGGATTTCAATACCGGCCCTGGCATAGGTGTAAAGTGCCTTGCCCTGGTGTTTCAGTGCTGAGTGCATAGGGGGCATTTGTTTGATGGGGCCAACGAAAGTTTTCAGTACCATCTCCACATCATTGCGAGAAGCGGTAACCGGTTGCTGGCTGAGAATTTCTCCTTCGCTATCGCCAGTATTTGTGGTGGCTCCAAGTCTGAATCGTGCCTGGTAGCGCTTGTTGGCA includes:
- a CDS encoding nitroreductase family protein, whose protein sequence is MQHKSATTAAPINDIITKRWSCRAFDAAKPVSQDQVISLLEAARWAPSCFGDEPWRFIVWNRNRDATAWQKAFDCLVEWNQNWVKNAPVLLLVTANSLFRKNGKPNGWGQYDTGAAAENLCLQAVSLGLMAHQMGGFDADKIRHEFDIPEQFTCMAMIAVGYQGEETVLNDELKELELAPRERTPLGEHFFEGAWGAPIRTK
- the truB gene encoding tRNA pseudouridine(55) synthase TruB, which codes for MQFKRIKRAVSGVLLLDKAHGISSNTALQQVKRLFQAEKAGHTGNLDPIATGLLPVCFGEATKFSHYLLDANKRYQARFRLGATTNTGDSEGEILSQQPVTASRNDVEMVLKTFVGPIKQMPPMHSALKHQGKALYTYARAGIEIHREPRDVMIYSLTLDAFSGDELNVTVHCSKGTYIRVLGEDIGAALGCGAHMIALRRIETGKFTLSDAFSLSQLELMTPEQRDATLLPCDCLLEGLPKVTLDSESAYYIQQGQQVWQAGQSEKGPVSLYGPGHVFLGLGEITDEGKIAPRRLILTEKNP